From Salmo salar chromosome ssa09, Ssal_v3.1, whole genome shotgun sequence:
CCACTCACAGACAGTCCagaaaaaaaatactattttctaagaagtttttttctttcttaatttttttcaattgaaaacaatcacataaaAAATATTGAATTGTTACACATGAATCAtttaatattgagataaaaactgcTGCATTGAACCTTCAATAAAAGTTTACTTTGTTCCTCTGCGGTGAGACCAGATCAGTCTATAGCTCtgatatctgtactgatggctaaTCCCTAAAACTGATACAATGTTAATGAGTTATCTAATGTAACTTCTAACTTTATCCTCTCTGTCTGGCAGGAGAGTAGCTGGAAATAGAGCTACGTCAACGATAAGACATCCCCAGTAAACTTTCAGTCTCAACCTGACATCTCATCCTGAAATACCTCTCTATAGTGAAATGGGAAATTGTAATTGTATGTGTGCCTATAACTGAGTATGTGACTAACCTTGTGAAACAGTCCTATTGTAATTTCCTGTTCTCGGGAGTATAATCCTGTGTTGTAAACCAGTTTGTAAACCAGTTTGTAAACCAGTTTGTAAACCAGTCCTGTGTCCATGTATAGATTAAAAGGGAACTGAGAGTCACGCTGAAGAACAGGATGTaagagtgcgctgagagtcggggaaagcaagttcagggagtgagtgttttaataaataaatgaaacaataaacatgaaacacaaacaacaaactgacatgaaaacagagtcaataacacctgaggaaagaaccaaggggagtgacagatagagGGAAGATAAttaaggaggtgatggagtccaggtgagtgtcatgaggcgcaggtgtgcgagacgatggtgacaggtatgggggataatcagcagcctgatgacctagaggccggatagggagtatttttattttttattttatttcacctttatttaagcaggtaggccagttgagaacaagttctcatttacaactgcgacctggccaagataaagcaaagcagtgcgacacaaacaacaacaacaacagagttacacatgaagtaaacaaacatacagtcaataacacaatagaaaaatctgtatacagtgtgtagcAAATGAAGtaaagaggtaaggcaataaataggccaatagtggtgaaataattacaatttaacatttAAACACTAgagtgataaatgtgcagatGAGTGACAGAGGAACAATAAAGatatcattgtaaatacgaatttgtttttaaccgacttgcctaataaaggttaaataattaaATTGAAATTAAAAACGTGTGCTTATCACACAAATGCTTCAGAATTCAGTCTGTCTACACTTCACTGTGTagctctgttattctctctgagcTCAGAAATAAAGAATCTTGGTTTGACTTGGACTCCAGCAGATCCTCAGTTTTAAATACCCACCACAATTTGGAACCCCAGACGAGACTGACGTATCGTTGACCAGCGGCTCCTGCCGGCAGCTCCGAGGGTCAACTGAAGGCAGAGGGCTTGCTGTGCTGTGAGTCTAGGGTAAATTCCATCCTCGTCGAATGAGGGAACGGAGACACGCCTGACGTCCGCGGGAATTGAGGGTTAGCGATCGCTCAGCCTGACGTCCGCGGGAGTTGTTTTACTAAAGCTGGTGGGTCATCAGTCAAAGATTCTTTATGTGAATGCAATCTGGGTGGACCAGTTAGGACGTCATGTCAGACAACAATATCAGGTTAGAGATTAACCAGGGGCACAGGAAGAACTGTTTCTCATGCAGTTGAAAGTATCGTAGTAAAATTGTGTTACCTTTTTATGCAGGTAAGATACCAATTTGGACTGGCTCTCCAGTGGTTAAATGGCAAATTAGGCAACATTTTAGCAGCCATGCAATTATATTGTTTAGGTTGTAGAAACTGATCACTCctctattttgtgtgtgtgtgtgtgtgcttgtgtgtgtgcttgtgtgtgtgtgtgtgtgtgtgtgtgtgtgtgtgtgtgtgtgtgtgtgtgtgtgtgtgtgtgtgtgtgtgtgtgtgtgtgtgtgtgtgtgtgcttgtgtgtgtgtgtgattgtgagaTAGGTAGTCAAGATGGGTTTATCCTCCAGCCACCACAGACTAAACAGTGCCGTTGAAGGTGACGTTAAGCAAATGGGGTAAGAGTGTTGCCGGGGAAAGTGTACCGCTTAAAGGACTGGAGATTTTCCCGAAGAAGGAGTGTTAAATTGAAATTAGACAGAGAACTGTTCCGGGAAATTAGGTAGACCATTTTAGAAAATGGGAAGTTGAAGCAGAGACAAGGACAGAGACGGAGGAAAAGAGTAGAGAAGGGTGAAGAGGTCATGATGAAGACTGACGGAGAGATGAACTGTATCAACATCATCCACCACCCTACGCTCCCCCACCTCAACATCACCCACCACCCTCCCCCACCTCAACATCATCCACCACCCTACCTCAACATCACCCACCACCCTCCCTCACCTCAACATCACCCACCACCCTCCCCCACCTCAACATCATCCACCACCCTACCCACCTCAACATCATCCACCACCCTACCCCACCCCACCTCAACATCATCCACCACCCCCCCATCTCAACATCATCCACCACCCTCCCCACCTCAACATCATCCACCACCCTACCATCCCTACCTCAACATCATCCACCATCCTACCCCACCTCAACATCATCCACCACCCTACCCCACGTCAACATCAATCACCACCCTCCCCCACCTCAACATCATCCAACACCCTCCCCACCTCAACATCATGCACCACCCTCCCCCACCTCAACATCATCCAACACCCTCCCCACCTCAACATCATCCACCACCCTCCCCCACCTCAACATCATCCAACACCCTGCCCACCTCAACATCATCCACCACCCTACCCTCCCCCATCTCAACATCATCCACCACCCTACCCTCCCCCACCTCAACATCATCCACCGCCCTCCCCCATCTCAACATCATCCACCACCCTACCTTCCCCCATCTCAAGATCATCCACCACCCTACCCTCCCCCACCTCAACATCATACACCACCCTCCCCCACCTCAACATCATCCATCCACCACCCTACCCTCCCCCATCTCAACATCATCCATCCACCACCGTACACTCCCCCTTCCTCAACATCATCCGCCACCCTACACTCCCCCACCTCAACATCATCCATCCACCACCCTACGCTCCCCCACCCCTCCTGTTTCCCCACCCCTCCTCTGCCGCATTGTTTCCCCTGATGTCAATACCAAGTCCAGTGGTGGGTCATGACGCGAGTGCCACTCCAACCATCCTAGTCCATTGAAATTGGGAAACGGTAGAGATGATGGACATTGTGAAagatcagccccccccccctctcataGCAGGGCACAATGACAGACCCAGTTTTCTCATCCCCTGACTACAGTCTGGCCACATGCTGTACACAAGTTACAGGAAGGGAGAAACAACAGAAGAAGAAACTGTCAAGTGCCCAGATGATGTTTTATGAGGGAACtcgggagacagaggaagaggaggaggaggagtaagatGGGAACCACAGAGGTGTTATAACTGTCTGGCCACATTTCGAGAAATTGCTCTCAGAACAGGGGTGCTGTGGGTGGCTATGATGAAGCTGAGGACAGTGATACATACTATCCACCACCACACGTGACAGTGTTTAACCCGCAGGGTAGAGGGGGAAACTGGAGATAGGATGAGGAGGAGGTAGAAGGAAAAGACAGCCAACAATGTCACTTTGGTGAATACCCAGTTTTATCCTCTAACAGCGAAGATTCCCTTAataatatggatgtgtgtgtgggcggTGTGAATATTTCTTTCCTGGTTGATTCTGGGGCAACCATCTCTATTTGATCTAAATGGAACAATTTGAAGGTTCCGTTATCAAAAGATGTATTAAAGACCGTTGGGGCATCTGGCATTCCAATGGTAGAAAACCTTACC
This genomic window contains:
- the LOC123744809 gene encoding extensin-like, giving the protein MKTDGEMNCINIIHHPTLPHLNITHHPPPPQHHPPPYLNITHHPPSPQHHPPPSPTSTSSTTLPTSTSSTTLPHPTSTSSTTPPSQHHPPPSPPQHHPPPYHPYLNIIHHPTPPQHHPPPYPTSTSITTLPHLNIIQHPPHLNIMHHPPPPQHHPTPSPPQHHPPPSPTSTSSNTLPTSTSSTTLPSPISTSSTTLPSPTSTSSTALPHLNIIHHPTFPHLKIIHHPTLPHLNIIHHPPPPQHHPSTTLPSPISTSSIHHRTLPLPQHHPPPYTPPPQHHPSTTLRSPTPPVSPPLLCRIVSPDVNTKSSGGS